The DNA segment CAATAAATAGCAAATGGCAACTTTCTCAGGGGAAAGTCTAGTAAATTGCTGATAAAAGTTGCCACCTTTCTTTGGTAAGCTTATAAAATAAGATAAGTTTATTGAATCCTTTTGCAAGGTGACTAACCAAAGATTGCTGAATTTGTCATCTACTTGCCGTAATTGACATTCATTTTCAGTTAAAATCTCTGTTGGTTTCTTTACTACACATTGTTTTTTCAAGCATTTGAAACTAAATCAGCTCATCGTAACTTAGTCTGTGTATTTTGCTGATAAGCCATAGTGACTATGGCATAGTCACTATGGCATAGTCAAACAATTAGAATTggtgtaaattattttatacttttttggtttttgatttaattgagtttttatttgattagTTTTGGGTTTTATATAATTGAGTTTTGGTTTAATTGGTTTAATTGGGTTCATGAAATAACCAAAAACTTTAACATATAAGTTACATTTTCTTAATAACGTCTAACAATAGTGCTTTCAATCTAAAAAGGGAGAAAAGTTGCAGACAATACACGAACATTTTgcgaaaaaaattgaaaaacactGTAAGTATCTCGCAAACGCTTGATAAATTTTCGCCTGGTGTTACTGGGTCCAAAACCAGTGCCGCCATctttggtaaattttattattcTATTCTTAATAATGTCTTTCGTAGTTTGGAAGCGGAGTTCTGTCTTCTGTGTTGTCTTTTAAATAACTTCCCAACATTCTTATTTTTTCGTCGATTAATTTGGTTTGGTCGCTTGAATAAGGATTAACTGCTCTATTCCTGGATGGCCTCTTAAAAAGTCCACCCCCTTCCAGTTGCAAACACAGCAGGCGCTTTTCCAAGTTGTTTACTTTAAACCCGATAAAATCTACGACTCGACGCATCTCCTTGACTCTATCTCGTTTGAGGTCTTCGTAATAGACTATTATATGAGAGGAACTCTTTTTCAAGTAGGAAATATTTGCAGACAACCAGCTGTTGGCCATCTCTTTCACAGTTGAGTTCCAATCTAcgtataaacaaaacaaaacttaagtAAACACTGAAGTAAGGTATAGCCTACTGAATGACATGCGCATGTTGATAATGAACGCACGGGATATGTTATGAAAAATGTCATGCAAACATGAATGCCATCAGTCAAAAATGTAGTCTATAGGTTGTGGTTAcaataagaaaattttaaattattttcgtAGATAAACctgattttttaaatatattggTGTTTCCAAGGCCGACATGAGAATGAGATTGGGGCCTGGTAAATTCGGCGACAATGGCATCAAATGGATTTcgaattaaaattatatttttagatGGCTCACTGCCAGCACTGTGCTCCTTAATCACCAACGTTCTTCCGCTTGAAACGTCATCAAATTCTCCGAGAAAACCTAAGTGACAACATTGTGATTTGCAGAACGTCAAAAATATCGAATTTCATTCAGTTTTGGAGgaagtaaagtttttataaacACATGAGAATAAAAAAGCTTTAATAGAATTTAATCTActctgtttttaaaacaaacaaacaacggTTTTTGTCAAAGGTAAGTTATCAGTTCAACCAGCGTTGATGTTAATGCAATTGTTCATTACCGTACCGCCAGTTGCCAAAAAAGCGTCATCGTAGGCACTTCCCGTAAACACGCCGGTTGTACTTTCTATCAAGTGTCTCATCCAGGTATTCCCAGAGCCAGGAATGCTACGGAGAAAGATTTTTTCCGATGTGTGAGAAGGTAAAAATATACGAAGATCACAGCGGTTATCCTGTACAGCCGTGCGCCAAACCGCGACTGTGTGGGATCCAACAGTGAGGGTCTGGTTCAGTCGGAGATTATTGAGACGGAACCTGATATTACATGCGGCGATTATATATGATAGCAGTCATAGTACGTGTGATTATGCTTTGTAAAGTGGATAAGGATATTCCATTTTATACTTTGGCCATAACGTACTCTAAAGAATTTGTATATTCAACAttagaataataattaatgtgtTGTCTATGTACACTCACCTGTCGGTTGTATGCCCGCAGTGACACTTAGCGGCTGCAGTTATCATAGACAACGTTTGCTCTTTTCCTTCACAATACAAATAACACCAAACCGACGCGTTGTGAGCAGAGGAAGTGATCGACGCAGAAATAGTTTCACTTTGAAAGTTAGGAGGTTGATTAAAAATCCCCAGAAAataacttgaaatattttcttcgGTTAAGGATTCTGAAAAGCGTCGTCGTAATTAAAATGAACAACTAGAAGTAACAAAACACCCAAAACAATTAATCTTACCCTTCtcacaaaattttgtgatgaGATAGATATCTGCCGAAATGGAACCGACACTGCAGTTGACCTGCGGATAAGTCAAGGCCTTTCTCTCGCAACTGTTGCTTGGACTTAAGATTTTGTAGCGAACAAAGAGCTCTCCGCAGTGACATTCTGTGGACGTCCAGGCTGCAAGCTGCTTCTTTCTATGAAACAAGTTTGTCTTGTGTCGAAAATTAGCGAagattcaaaataaaatggtcGTAGGTGTTGAGTTTAACGCTGTGCGAGTCAGAATAGATAATATGCTAAGAAAAGACGTTGCTTTATTAGCAAATATAGCTGTAGACCGATATATACAATACTTTCAAACCGAAACTGTCTGCCAATGTACTTTTGCGAGCAAATTTCAAAGCAATCCTGTGGTCGTTCGCTACTTGTTAATTGTGTTGATTGTGACTGAAAAAATGTTCCAGGATTCCTGTCACAGAAACATCCGAGATATCGTACtagaaaaaagttgaaataccAATCAAAGACTAATTTATTTGCAGCATGCTTTCATTGAAAGTCATAGGTTCAAGTTGTTCCAAACGTAGCGCAATATCTAGACATATACAGTGTGCCATTACTTTTAGTTTATCAAAGGTTGATCGAGCGTTTTATTCTCGTAGTAGAAGTAATAAGATGTTTACAAGCAATGTCGTACCTTTACAACGCAATCCTATTTCTGGTTTTGTCATCTTAGCAAAAGAGTTGGAAGTCGGCGTGAATTCATTGAACCGTTTGTCATCTTCGGAAGAATAGGGGCTAATCATGTTGCTTGATGCCTTCGGTCGTCTTGTGAAAAGGGGTTTATCATGTGTAGGTGAGGTAACGCTTTGCTCTCTATATCCAACGGCTGCAAACTTGTTATTCTGACCAGGGTGGCCGGTTTCTCTTTCAAGCCGCAAAAGCACTAAAAATCCAACCAAAATGGCGACGATCTTCATCCAAAACTTCATAACACTTTGTAGCTGTTTTTGAATCGATAAAGAATTATTGTTTTAAGCATTTCTTgtgtttttatgacgtaagcATACAAAAAGCGGTTTGTTCATTTAATTCCGCCTTCCATGATTTTAAATAAGCTTCAACTCCAGGTACAACTGAggcaaataattttcaagtttgtCGAATTCTCCAAATAAAAATCTGTTGAAGAAAATTTCAGTCATTGCTACTGATCTAGGCTAGTTGTCATTCTTCTAAAATGTATTTAGGTTAATTCTGAGTTTATTTTCACTTGGTTGCATAGTCACGTCTGCTGTTCCATATTCAAGCTACTGTAATATAAGATAAGAAACTTAAGCTTAGACCAAAAATTTGGACTTATGAATTGCAAATGTCTTTTCTTGTAGACCTATTTGTCATTGTTATGTCCATCATTGAGCGATTTCTTTAGACTGTCACTAATACACCGGAAAAATCTtatgtctcaagatgttttttgcaatttcttgGTAGTCTTACTTTAACGttataactacagtatataaacCCAACTTAAATCTATCTTTTAAtcaaagtttaattttaattacttCAATGACTTCGTTTGTTAGCTGGGTGTTAAACTGTATCACATTTTTTGGGTATAGTTATTTCATTAAGATAAAACAGCACATTCTGTAAAATCAAGTTAGCTTCAAACGATTTAGACTCGTCTTGTGTTGGGCTTCACCCCATACTGAACTCCTATAATCTAATACTAAGCTGTTGTACAATGCCCGTATTACGGCTTCTACTCTGATAACAGTGAAGCGCACAGGGATAGCAAAGCAGATAGGTTAATGAGTGTGTGTATAGAGTACATGCAGTTAAAGTTTAACCAACTTAAGCAAATACCTTATCTAtgtaaattaaatgtaacGAAAGCGCTTCATAGCTCGCACATACATGCTTCCAAAGCTCAGTATGTTTCTATGACAGCCAGCAAGAGACGTAGACATCGTTATGGCAAATATGCTAGATGAAACAATTAGGCTACACCATGTTGTCGCTAGCTTCATTCCAGTTAAAGTCAGACCAAACGTCACAGAATTGGTAGAAAAAAGCACCAGTCATTTTAAAAGTCCTAAAATTACTGAATGGAGAGGCTACCGCATTGGTCCGCCGTTTTGCGCTAGCTCGGTACAATGGCAGTTCAATAACTGGAGGCCAACGGAAAAAGATGTTTTGGTTGCTAGTTACCCAAAAACCGGTAAATCATATACTTAATGTTAAATATGagtttgaattaaatattccaaaaaaagtttgttgtaaTAAACGATAGGCCGCCAATATTATACCGGAAAATCGTTTGTTAGAAGCCATTTTTGCGTGGCCATTCCCCTAATCTTACCGCccatctttaacaacgggccGCCAGTCTCTTTATAAACGAAGAGATCGGTTGCAGGTACCACATGGCTGACCAACATCGTGAGGAATATTATTTACTTTGACCACATAGAGATATTAGAAATGCTGAAGTCCGTTACGCCAATTCATACCTACATAGAAGGAGGAACACGTACGTAGCGCTCATGCGTTTTGTTAGCAGCCGCTGTATAAGGAATGAACATGTACCTCATATTTCAGCGGTGAATTTCGAATTAATGCAAAAGCTTCCTTGGAAAAGGAAAATTTGGGGAACTCACCTTCCGGCAAAACTTGTCAATATGAAGAGACTGAAAGAAAACGGATGCAAGGTACAATTTAATACAAAGTGTGGGCTAAACGTTTATGGAAACGAGATGCAAACCGAAAGATGCGATTGACTTTGTACGTATTTAATTCAGGTTCTTTACATCATAAGAAATCCGAACGATCAGCTTTTATCTTGgtttaaaatgtcaaaaaccttttcttttaATCACAACAAAGTCACCGATCAGTTCTATCCGACAGAATGGAATTCTTTCTTTGAGACCTTCGTTAACGGTAAGTTCAGGAGTGCAGTCGGGTAGGAACCGCGCTTTCAAACCTTTTTCTTAAAAGAAGTGCTGCTGAAAATGGCTATTTTTGGGGGTTTCCCAAGACACTTGgctattatttcaaaaatgtgcgttccaaaatttatattttttagcaCTAGGCTACACCTCTGGGTGAGTTCAACAGTTACCAGGGTTCTCGCAGTTgcaattatatttaaattgtGTCCACTTTTTGTATCGTTTCTCACGCAGGAAAAAAACCGCTACTTAGCAAAGAAGGCGAATGGTATCCAGATCACATCTTATCCTATTATCCTTACCGCAATGACGACAATGTCTTATTTGTTGTCTTTGAGAACTTGAAAACGGTAACTTTGGTCACATCTGCTTACGTCATGTATTTCACCAAATATCTTTCCTCGGTACATGTTGTGGCTACTCAACGACACACACAATGATACATTCAGTATTTTTAATGCTATTCTGTTCTTTTTCAGAAAACGAAAGAGGAAATAGGGCGCATAGCTGAGTTTTTAGGAGTCCAACGCACCGAAGAAGAGATAAATCATATTGTCCAACTGTCCTCTTTTAAGTCCATGAAAGAAAGCGCGACAAGATTTTATGAAGAACTGAAGTTTTTTCGGAAAGGTCTGAAATAGCACCTGTAacaataactaatgtatgttACTGTGCATCATTGTGatgaaaaattgcaacacGTATTGTAAATCCAACTATGATTATTTTTTGGCTTCAATTGattgaaaaaataacatattatGATTGTTTTGTCTTATTACGATAATAGCAGACAGCCTATAAACTTACCCGCTATAATCAGGCAGCCAAAGGCAACCAGCTGATACTATTTATCACTACAAATATGTTGTTTTAGGTGAAGTTGCAGATTGGAAAAACCACTTCACTGTGGCTCAGTCTGAGCTCATGGATGAAAAGTTTAACGAGAAGCTCTCCGGCATCGACATCAAATTTACATACGAATAGACACTGATATTTAACAGCTATCGTCGACTGAATTACAAACACAAATGATCATGATGGTGCAAAATCGACGCCTTTCACAGAGCCTGTGGAAAATATTTCAGTATCACAAAAAATTATGGTTATTCGGTAGATGTTATTGATGCCATTGCAGTTTGCAAAACTAAGACCGGTTTTAATGAGACTGGAAAACGTTATGTTGAGTAAATGATTGTCCAACATTGACAAATACTGTACGGGATCATCAATCCGGGACAGACATTAATTTCAAATAGCCTACGTCATATAGTTACAAGTTCCTTTCAAAGCGACGGCTTGAACTGATTGAAGTAAACGCGATATTTTTTGAGAATTTGCCAAACGACAAAGATTGATTTAtcgtttttatatttctttgtgCTTACTTgtgtgattttattttttttcattaaccCAGCGATCTGTTTGTACCGTAAAGTTTGTTTATAGGCTATAGCTATAGTGGATTTTGTGTTGGGATGTTTTTTATCAACGATCTTCAGAGTTCATTACACGAAATACTGTATTGATCATGAAGACACACTCCAACGGTCGCCAGCACAGGTGAAGCGCGAAATATCGATCGACTCTCGACAAGAAAATATGGCTTAGTGCTCAACAGAGTCTTTACAAAATTTCTCGAAGTGAAACAGAGCCAAACGACAAATCAAACTAATAACGTATTTAGCGTTTAGATCCAAGTTTAAAATATATGGCAACGTAGGGCAGGTTGTTACATTTTCTGCGTCCATCGCCAATATTTTCTGCCAAATAATTAACAGTTACCTGCCCACCAACGCCATGTTAATCGAAGGTGTTTCGTCGGTTACCTAAGTTCAATTGTTGTAGATTTGTGATGACTTTCTTGCCATCAAACTTAACATCGATTACGACTGATTGCCTGCATGGAAGtgttattatacagtaatgaTAAATATTACATTACTTGTACGAACACATGCTCATTGATCATCGTGTATGCATGAAATGTTCCGCTTCTTCGGTGAAGTTTATACGGTAATTAcaattaatatatttttatctttgaaATTCCGCGTTTCTTGGCAGATGTTTGTTTGCTCGTCAGTCACTATATGCGTGTTGTCGGCATGTACTTTGAACCGCACTGGCTATATagatacagtgagacctcgttaatccggaccccgatgaaccggaatccccgctatccgacacaaaactgccgggaacggatttcttcctatgcattttacccctttaatccggaaaccccgctgtccgactccgacacaaaagttttggaacaaatgtgctaaatcaatagcaataaaatccgataaaccggattattaacagttaagcgaaaatgattcacgattgtcctaatatagtatgtagttagttgacgaaacaatagccgattatctacgcataataacgttgcggtctgcGTTGTTCATCAATGTTGTTCGTTGttcataataacgttgcgttgttcatcaacagtaacaaacaacgcttccgcggtcgcaaaaaaatacgtacagtacataggttgagtgcggcaatctattgaagacatactgctgcaactcaatcgtgctatcagcttttgatatcgcattgcgcaaagatttgaaacaggtcaaagaaagttcaagactgctggtcccgccggaatgcttcgccatgcaagagcggttgtcaaaccgatttgcggccgcatgttcgtcacttctggcttagagcattcgtctttaatacggtggttctggggttcgacactgggtcggatcatacaaaaaatataattttattttagttgctgtccagccagaaactcggtacttagaattggagtaaggtgcatactgcatTTTTAACACggtactgcatttgcaagattgattgattttttactttccgataatccggataccccgctaaaccgacattttttgacgaaacgaagtggtccggattaacgaggtctcactgtatataaGATAATAAGATATAAGATATAAAGCTATATAAGAAAATATATCGTTTCATATTTGATATGGATTTGAACCTccttaaaacttttgttttaccaCTCATACCCGGTGGTCAGAATTGTGtgaattttacttattttactAATTCTATAATAATTAAAGTCTCGGGGAGTTTTAAGATGGTAGCATATTTCTACTCATAAAGATCCATCGAAACACGATGGCAGGTTATAATCATCAGTATTTATTTTGTACGTTTCGAGTGTGTTTCGCTGCAGActgatatttttaaacttaagtCCGTTTTTTTTCTGTGAAATGAAGCTCAGCCGAATTATTGAGTCTTTCGTATTGATGGTGGTTTGCCTGAACCATCTTAGCGTCATGGCTTATGAGACTGGCAACGTTGTAGTGGAAATAAGCCTACCCGATAGCGCCGGTCAGGGTTTTATCGGAGACGGTGGCAGCATTACTGTTGCTGTTATTGGCGCCTCTGCCACTGCCATCGTCATCAGTGTTTCCcaagatttttacaaaaattttaaccaaGGCGTCGACAATAGCTACAGTTACTTTTCACCAACTTTTATACCATCCTGGATGAAAGCTGCAAAGTTATTCTCCAAGGCAACTATTACGTCATACCGTATTGCCCCGCGCAATGTCCAACAGTGTATGGTGTATGTGATAGCCCTGTTTACACGTTTATCCATGGtttcttctttgttttcttctcCGAGGCTCCAGTGTCGTTGCCTGACTTCAACTCAGAGTCAACTCTCCTGACGTCAACCATCGAAGAATTGTTTCTGTCGTGTGACTCCATCATCGCTTAGAGTTGCAAATTTGGCATTGGATGGATGCCCAACCAATCCTGGGTTTGTTGTTAAAATGGCTGCTGGCTTGGGAACAATAGTTGTTCGGCGTGCATATTATTTCAGGTCCCACTGGTAGCTCATTGCAAATGGGTCTTCAGCCATATTCGTATCAAACTCTGCTGGGAAGCTCACATCGAGTTTTGCAGCCACAGCGCTTCTATAAAGCGATACCGTTTAGTGCAAAAATGATCTGTCGTGGAACGGGATGGCTCAGATGAACTTAGGAAAGCTAATGACCAGCTTTGCTCTTCGGAACACCAAGAGGGCACTACAAGCTCTACCACCTATCCCGCAGGTAGCGCTATTCAGTTTACAGCTAACGACACACAGGCAGTAGACGACAACAAAACGTTCGAGAGCGATGTTGCAACTTGCAAACGAAACGTGTTTTTTTTCTTGGATGCACTTATTTGCGGAGGTTCTGTTCACTGCGGTTATTATAACTTGCTCTGTTTTTAGCCAAAATGTTCGCGAAATTTGTTGCACGACACCTCATCACCATTGCAATCGTCATCATTTTTTCCACTATTTTGCTTGGCATGTTTTGCCTGCCTCGCCTAATTTTTGGGTATTTCAACAGGTCGTAACATTCCTTGGCTTTTAGTACGCCTGTGTCTGAACtgatttacaaacaaaactccacattttttgaaaagcgATTGCAGACAAAGAGTGTTTTGAAAacgagaaatatttttgtagacTTAGAAGTATATCGTACGGTAAGCAGGTTATAAGCAGTAAGCtgcgttttcaaagtttcaaaggttgttttacttaaatttaCTCTACTCGTCCGTATCAGATGTGTCTGGCATGTTTGGCTTTACTTTTATGAGTTACGTCACGACAACACGCCCTGTGCAAAAACAAGCTGTATCGGATGTCTATGTCTTGCTGTACAGGCGCGATGTTGCTTGTTTGTGATTCTCAGTCGGCGAGAACAACAATTGCATAATTGCTGGTTTCAACTAGGCCTAATGCTGGCGGAAGATCGTTCTGGGCATAGGCTACATCAGGATGTTTTGCCATAATTAAATTGACTGACACAACGCACgaacaatttataaaaattttaacataataatttattttcagacCGAGGCGAAATAATATCCAATGTCCATGCAATGTATAGCATCAAGCTTTTCTTCGATACCGAAAATAAGATCGTTTAAGTTAAGCGACAAGAAAGAAGCTTTAAAATCGTTATCTTATATACGCTTATGTGTAACATAGTGGACTAcgcagtgttaattgtttaagCTGTGActaattgctttaaaaaaagcGTAACACACGCGCCCACGATTGTCATGTGTCGTTATAAGCGACGCAATTATTTTTACTTGCTTCTGGCGCtcttttaatgtttgtttgaaaatagaCCGGGAACTATTTAAAAGCCGTTTGCTTTTATTGCCTCGGTGCCAGCCTTCGTGGTCACCAAACGTCAAAGATAAAACCTAAACACTTTTTGAGAGAGTTGGAAAGACAGGAACAGAAACGTGCTTTAGCTTTTTGCGGTTGCTTATAGCATTTGTTAAAACGACCTACAGAGAAGTTCACTGTCAGCATCTCGAAAAGGCGTTACTAGCATCCTGTAGGCTATATAATTATAGCAACAGAAAGATGGAAGTTTAGAGTGTtgagacaaatgtattgaacagtttttgctgtgtcttagttgcagtgtttttggcagtgatttgtaattaggcctagctcatttcccttttcagaataggctaggtctgtgttcagatttttgacCTTCTTTACTATaatcaattttaactttttgtacaataatgcgtaatttaactacttgagttcttcatacgtcaaaatttgtcaaaaaaaagtttttaatgtcaaaattttcaatttttaggtcaaaaactttcgttttttaagtcaaaaaataatcgccgtAGTGATAACATACAAGTATCACGCACTAATTATGTTTTAGGGATTTTTTGGCATAGCTTTAGGGATTTTCTGGTTTTCATTTGTGAGAGCCCTGCGTCAAAGATAAAACCTAAACACTTCTTGAGAGAGTTGGAAAGACAGGAACAGAAACGTGCTTTAGCTTTTTGCCGTTGCTTATAGCATTTGTTAAAACGACCTACAGAGAAGTACACTGTCAGCATCTCGAAAAGGCGTTACTAGCATCCTGTAGGCTATATAATTATAGCAACAGAAAGATGGAAGAGCAATCGATTAAATTACATTACGATCTAGTAAGCCTCATACCCGAGAGATTACGCCCAGACGTTACTGAACTTGTGGAAAAAACTATTTCCGAGTTCATAAGTCCAGCCATAACTGAGTGGAAGGGTTATCGCTTTCCGGTGCGCTTTGATGCAAGTATGGCTGAGTGGCAATACAGCAACTGGAGTCCAACTGAAGATGATGTATTGATTGCCGCATATCCAAAAACAGGTTGGGTGTTAGAGGTTATGTAAAACACTGCGCGTAAAAGTGTCACAATACTTCATTACAAATTCAAGGCAGACTTTATTAAGTCTGGGCATGCTCTGCCCGGCCATGTATGTATACCGCATAGCCTACTGTCACAGCATGCAAGTGGGCCTTTTCTCTTTGCTGAGAGAAAGGTCGCAGAGCTGTTGCTCCGCACAAAGCTTGATCTTCAAATTTATCCGCATATCCAGTGCAATGGATTAAGTCACGAAAGTACCCCGATACACGTTTCGTAATACAGCCCCGCTATAGCAGCAAAGTAATACAAGCTGCGTGGGTTGACTTGTGTTGTCGGCTGCCTCCATATCATCTCGTACGTCATAGATAGACATTGGATAGACAAATGCTTCCGCTACGTTGCTAAAAATTGTCTTGTCTGAATTTCGATCAATTAATTACACTacgtaacacaatttttgtttggct comes from the Clavelina lepadiformis chromosome 5, kaClaLepa1.1, whole genome shotgun sequence genome and includes:
- the LOC143459522 gene encoding sialate:O-sulfotransferase 2-like isoform X2 codes for the protein MKFWMKIVAILVGFLVLLRLERETGHPGQNNKFAAVGYREQSVTSPTHDKPLFTRRPKASSNMISPYSSEDDKRFNEFTPTSNSFAKMTKPEIGLRCKVRYLGCFCDRNPGTFFQSQSTQLTSSERPQDCFEICSQKKKQLAAWTSTECHCGELFVRYKILSPSNSCERKALTYPQVNCSVGSISADIYLITKFCEKESLTEENISSYFLGIFNQPPNFQSETISASITSSAHNASVWCYLYCEGKEQTLSMITAAAKCHCGHTTDRFRLNNLRLNQTLTVGSHTVAVWRTAVQDNRCDLRIFLPSHTSEKIFLRSIPGSGNTWMRHLIESTTGVFTGSAYDDAFLATGGFLGEFDDVSSGRTLVIKEHSAGSEPSKNIILIRNPFDAIVAEFTRPQSHSHVGLGNTNIFKKSDWNSTVKEMANSWLSANISYLKKSSSHIIVYYEDLKRDRVKEMRRVVDFIGFKVNNLEKRLLCLQLEGGGLFKRPSRNRAVNPYSSDQTKLIDEKIRMLGSYLKDNTEDRTPLPNYERHY
- the LOC143459522 gene encoding sialate:O-sulfotransferase 2-like isoform X1 codes for the protein MKFWMKIVAILVGFLVLLRLERETGHPGQNNKFAAVGYREQSVTSPTHDKPLFTRRPKASSNMISPYSSEDDKRFNEFTPTSNSFAKMTKPEIGLRCKVRYLGCFCDRNPGTFFQSQSTQLTSSERPQDCFEICSQKYIGRQFRKKQLAAWTSTECHCGELFVRYKILSPSNSCERKALTYPQVNCSVGSISADIYLITKFCEKESLTEENISSYFLGIFNQPPNFQSETISASITSSAHNASVWCYLYCEGKEQTLSMITAAAKCHCGHTTDRFRLNNLRLNQTLTVGSHTVAVWRTAVQDNRCDLRIFLPSHTSEKIFLRSIPGSGNTWMRHLIESTTGVFTGSAYDDAFLATGGFLGEFDDVSSGRTLVIKEHSAGSEPSKNIILIRNPFDAIVAEFTRPQSHSHVGLGNTNIFKKSDWNSTVKEMANSWLSANISYLKKSSSHIIVYYEDLKRDRVKEMRRVVDFIGFKVNNLEKRLLCLQLEGGGLFKRPSRNRAVNPYSSDQTKLIDEKIRMLGSYLKDNTEDRTPLPNYERHY
- the LOC143460094 gene encoding sulfotransferase 1C2-like — translated: MANMLDETIRLHHVVASFIPVKVRPNVTELVEKSTSHFKSPKITEWRGYRIGPPFCASSVQWQFNNWRPTEKDVLVASYPKTGTTWLTNIVRNIIYFDHIEILEMLKSVTPIHTYIEGGTPVNFELMQKLPWKRKIWGTHLPAKLVNMKRLKENGCKVLYIIRNPNDQLLSWFKMSKTFSFNHNKVTDQFYPTEWNSFFETFVNGKKPLLSKEGEWYPDHILSYYPYRNDDNVLFVVFENLKTKTKEEIGRIAEFLGVQRTEEEINHIVQLSSFKSMKESATRFYEELKFFRKGEVADWKNHFTVAQSELMDEKFNEKLSGIDIKFTYE